Proteins from a genomic interval of Bacteroidales bacterium:
- a CDS encoding type III pantothenate kinase: MNLVIDYGNTLKKIALFDRHTLVYFKPFRELSRQILKDHLPAKEQIRAAILASTGNCPPELISWLNHTYRFIELTEQVPVPITNTYETPITLGKDRLAAVVAAQERIPRQDILAISAGTCITYDMINANKEYLGGSISPGIHMRFKALHNFTAHLPLIEMDSPPPLIGENTRESILAGVLNGVLAEMKGIIKQYQLEYPDIKIILSGGDADFFEKRLKINIFAIPNIVLEGLNLILSYNLGEKHSTHTATGGSD; the protein is encoded by the coding sequence ATGAACCTTGTCATCGATTACGGAAATACCCTCAAGAAGATAGCCCTGTTCGACCGGCACACACTGGTCTACTTCAAACCCTTCAGGGAACTCAGCCGGCAGATCCTGAAAGACCACCTGCCCGCAAAGGAACAGATCCGCGCCGCCATCCTCGCCTCCACCGGCAACTGCCCGCCGGAATTGATCTCCTGGCTCAACCACACCTACCGGTTCATCGAACTGACTGAACAGGTCCCCGTACCAATCACCAATACGTACGAGACCCCGATAACCCTGGGAAAAGACCGCCTGGCAGCCGTGGTCGCCGCCCAGGAACGGATCCCCCGTCAGGATATCCTGGCCATCTCCGCCGGAACCTGCATCACCTATGACATGATCAACGCCAACAAGGAATACCTGGGCGGAAGCATCTCGCCCGGCATCCATATGCGCTTTAAAGCCCTGCATAATTTTACCGCCCACCTTCCGTTAATTGAAATGGATTCTCCTCCCCCATTGATCGGTGAAAATACCCGGGAATCCATACTGGCCGGCGTACTTAACGGTGTCCTGGCCGAAATGAAGGGAATCATCAAACAATATCAGCTGGAATACCCTGATATTAAGATAATTTTGTCGGGAGGTGATGCAGATTTTTTTGAGAAAAGACTAAAAATTAACATCTTTGCAATTCCAAACATTGTTTTGGAAGGGCTAAATCTAATTTTATCCTATAACCTTGGTGAAAAACATTCGACGCACACTGCTACTGGTGGTTCTGATTAA
- the lptC gene encoding LPS export ABC transporter periplasmic protein LptC, protein MKPLPSGLPVKHPLVRFLAIPGMLFLGSCENDLQQINMTMPADTLAVETIYNIEIEQSENGKLSLILTGPLMESYGGDDPYIEFPEGVHVVFYDTLKRVKSELRANYGISFEKRNIMEARGNVEVINHLKNERLNTEHLIWDRNKKLIQSEVFVKIITPGKTIYGENGMTSDEQFESWKLKKVRGDIRVSKEKF, encoded by the coding sequence ATGAAACCACTACCGTCAGGGCTTCCCGTTAAACATCCCCTGGTCAGGTTCCTGGCCATCCCCGGAATGCTTTTCCTGGGATCGTGCGAGAATGATCTTCAACAGATCAACATGACCATGCCTGCTGATACGCTGGCTGTTGAAACCATTTACAACATTGAAATCGAACAGAGCGAGAACGGTAAGCTTTCACTGATCCTGACCGGACCATTGATGGAAAGTTATGGAGGGGATGACCCGTACATAGAATTTCCCGAGGGTGTTCACGTGGTCTTTTATGATACCCTGAAACGGGTGAAGTCGGAGCTGCGTGCCAACTACGGCATCAGCTTCGAGAAACGCAACATCATGGAAGCCAGGGGTAACGTGGAGGTCATCAACCACCTCAAAAATGAACGGCTGAATACGGAACATCTGATCTGGGACAGGAACAAAAAGCTCATCCAGAGCGAAGTGTTTGTCAAGATCATCACTCCCGGCAAAACGATTTACGGGGAAAACGGAATGACCTCGGATGAACAGTTTGAATCATGGAAACTCAAAAAGGTCAGGGGGGACATCCGGGTCAGCAAAGAGAAGTTCTGA
- the elbB gene encoding isoprenoid biosynthesis glyoxalase ElbB yields the protein MKRFAIILAGCGSRDGSEIHEATMTMLAIQKNGAEYEIFAPDIPQHHVINHITNQEMRETRNVLVEAARIARGNIKALSKFRADDFDALILPGGFGVAKNLCNFAFQGENCTVNPEVERAMKAMAEKGKPIGALCIAPVLLARVFGDIEITIGQDKGTATAVEKMGARHITTGHGEVVIDKKRKLFTTPCYMLDASIVHIWEGADAIVKAMLQYM from the coding sequence ATGAAACGATTTGCCATTATCCTCGCAGGTTGTGGATCCAGGGACGGATCGGAGATCCACGAAGCCACCATGACGATGCTTGCCATCCAGAAAAATGGTGCTGAATATGAAATTTTTGCACCGGATATCCCGCAGCATCATGTGATCAATCACATCACCAACCAGGAAATGCGGGAAACCCGCAACGTCCTTGTCGAAGCAGCGCGTATTGCCAGGGGGAACATCAAGGCACTCAGTAAATTCCGGGCCGACGATTTTGATGCGCTGATCCTTCCGGGAGGCTTTGGTGTGGCTAAAAACCTGTGCAACTTTGCGTTCCAGGGGGAGAACTGCACCGTGAATCCGGAGGTGGAAAGGGCCATGAAGGCGATGGCCGAAAAAGGGAAACCCATCGGTGCGTTGTGCATCGCCCCGGTCTTGCTGGCCAGGGTGTTCGGTGATATTGAGATCACAATCGGTCAAGACAAGGGTACGGCGACCGCAGTGGAGAAGATGGGAGCGCGGCACATCACCACCGGTCACGGCGAAGTGGTGATCGACAAAAAAAGGAAACTGTTCACCACGCCCTGCTATATGCTGGATGCCAGCATCGTTCATATCTGGGAGGGAGCTGATGCCATCGTGAAGGCGATGCTGCAATACATGTAA